One part of the Gemmatimonadaceae bacterium genome encodes these proteins:
- a CDS encoding riboflavin synthase, with the protein MFTGLVDDVGTIDQVALTPAGREVRIRSRYRDLADGESVAVNGACLTVREHGAIDDDHAWFTVAAVVTTLGRTTIDRWAVGTRVNLERAMRLGDRLGGHLVLGHVDDLGTVTRTVMQDDAWLVDLALPQALRPLMVAHGSLAVNGVSLTVNALLDTGVQLSIIEYTMRHTTLGDLAVGDQVHVEADVLAKHVERLLTPQLSRVGAEVHA; encoded by the coding sequence ATGTTCACGGGCCTGGTCGACGATGTGGGAACGATTGACCAGGTCGCGCTGACGCCAGCGGGGCGCGAGGTGCGCATTCGCAGCCGCTATCGCGATCTGGCCGACGGCGAAAGTGTGGCCGTGAATGGCGCGTGCCTGACGGTGCGCGAGCACGGCGCCATTGATGACGACCATGCCTGGTTCACGGTGGCGGCCGTGGTCACGACGCTCGGGCGCACCACCATCGACCGGTGGGCCGTGGGTACGCGAGTGAACCTCGAGCGTGCGATGCGATTGGGCGACCGGTTGGGCGGTCATCTGGTGTTGGGACACGTCGATGACCTCGGCACGGTCACGCGGACGGTCATGCAGGACGACGCGTGGCTGGTGGATCTGGCCTTGCCGCAAGCGCTCCGGCCGTTGATGGTGGCGCACGGATCGCTCGCCGTCAATGGCGTCAGCCTGACCGTGAATGCGCTACTCGACACCGGGGTGCAATTGTCGATCATCGAGTACACCATGCGACACACGACGCTGGGCGATCTGGCGGTTGGAGATCAGGTGCATGTCGAAGCCGATGTGCTGGCGAAACATGTCGAACGCTTGTTGACCCCGCAGCTGTCTCGGGTCGGTGCGGAGGTCCACGCGTGA